The genomic interval TAGTTCTTACAGCGATAAGGTTGAGTGAGCGCCTAATTCCTTCACGCATGGTGGTTTCCCCCCCCATGCTTAAATCATAGTTCTTGGGTCGCCAGTCCGTTGAATCATTGGCGCCCAGCTTGATGACAACAGGTTGATTTAAAAGGGTGGTTGTGACTGGATACCCATTGTCGATTGCGGCTGTGTAGAGGAAGGCCTTGAACGATGAGCCCGGCTGACGTTTCATCTGGGTAGAACGATTCCATTTGGACTTGCTGAAATCTTTTCCACCCACCATGGCTTTTATCTCACCCGTTTCCACATCGAGAGAAATCAATTGTGCCTGAACTGTCAACAAATTTTCAATCTGATAGGGCATTTCAAGCGAATCAGAAATCATCAGTCGAACGGTATCAATGTTGAGATCAATATTGTGCCTTTCGAGAATATCGGCTAAAGCTTTTGAATTTTCATCCATCATGCGTTCATCAAAAATGGCCTGGACTCGATCCAGCTCTTTGGCTACAACCACATTGGCTATGGTCTGCATACGGGTATCAAGACTGGTGTAAATAGTCAATCCATCCCGGTAAAGATCTACACCCAGCTCATCATCTTCTTTTTCAAGCTGGCGACGTACAAATTCGCCAAAATGAGGAGCCACATTTCCGACATCTACGCTATCGGGATCATAGGTTTCAATGGGTAAAGATTTGAAGTAGTTCCGCTCGACTGCATTAATGGCTTTTTCACGAAACATGTTGTTGATCACTACATTGCGGATATGCTTGGATCGATCTGGATGGGTAATGGGCGAATAGTAGGCCGGTGACCGTAGCATTCCTATTAGAATGGCGCCTTCATCCAGAGTAAGATTCTCAACCCGTTTGTTAAAATATTTACTGGCCGCTGCCTGCAAACCATAGGTGCCATGTCCGAAATACACGGTATTCAGATACATGGTCAGGATCTCTTCTTTGGTAAATGTATGCTCAATCTGGACTGCAGTGATCAATTCACGAATCTTTCGCAGATAGGTTTGCTTAAATCCAATGCGGGCATACAGACTACGGGCTAATTGTTGAGTCAATGAGGAAGAACCACCATGAATCTCGCCCGTTACCATGTTCAACGTGAGGTTATAAACGGTACGGAACAAGTTCATACCCCAATGGCTGTAAAATCTCTGATCCTCAGTCACGATGAGCGCTTTCTTAACATGAGGTGGGATTTCATTGGATTTAACCAGGGTCCTCTGTGTGGTAAATAACTCTTGAATTACCTGGTCGTCAGCAGAAACAATACGGGTAATGAGGTCGGGATCATAACGCTCCAGCTCATCCAGGGAGGGTAGGTCTTTTGATAAAAAGAATATCCAGGTAAAAATCCCCACAATAAATGTCAGCGACACGATTGTAGCGATATACAACCTGTGCTTAAATTTTTGTTGACTACCCCTGGCCTGGAACTGTTTCATCATATC from Candidatus Neomarinimicrobiota bacterium carries:
- a CDS encoding PBP1A family penicillin-binding protein, with amino-acid sequence MMKQFQARGSQQKFKHRLYIATIVSLTFIVGIFTWIFFLSKDLPSLDELERYDPDLITRIVSADDQVIQELFTTQRTLVKSNEIPPHVKKALIVTEDQRFYSHWGMNLFRTVYNLTLNMVTGEIHGGSSSLTQQLARSLYARIGFKQTYLRKIRELITAVQIEHTFTKEEILTMYLNTVYFGHGTYGLQAAASKYFNKRVENLTLDEGAILIGMLRSPAYYSPITHPDRSKHIRNVVINNMFREKAINAVERNYFKSLPIETYDPDSVDVGNVAPHFGEFVRRQLEKEDDELGVDLYRDGLTIYTSLDTRMQTIANVVVAKELDRVQAIFDERMMDENSKALADILERHNIDLNIDTVRLMISDSLEMPYQIENLLTVQAQLISLDVETGEIKAMVGGKDFSKSKWNRSTQMKRQPGSSFKAFLYTAAIDNGYPVTTTLLNQPVVIKLGANDSTDWRPKNYDLSMGGETTMREGIRRSLNLIAVRTIQELIAPAAVVEKARAMGITTRLYPGDALALGASGVYPIEMAAAYAVYPRLGIWVQPLGILSIQDRFGGVLRTYNPERKEVLGRGTSYVMLSLLETVANRGTGVGARTRFGFQEPAGGKTGTTTGFTDAWYVGFTTRLSTAVWVGMDDASISLGPRMSGSALGVPIWAQYMKAVYDSLEWEREEFVVPEESVVFTNVCSETHKLATQYCTPEREVFLPGTVPSQSCDVHGNRSKPKVIDF